The DNA segment CACAAAAGGCTTTCCGGCGTAGAACTCCCGGTAGGCGGCCAGGAGCTCCGCCGTCGAGAGATCCTTTTTAAGCCCTGCATATATGGTGCTTAGTATCCCGCGCGAGACCGGGAGGAGATGGGGCACGAAGGTTATGCTCACCTCGCCGCCGCTAAGGAGCGAGAGCTCCTGCTCCATCTCCGGGGTATGCCTGTGCGAGCCCACACTGTAGGGCTTGAACCCCCCGGCGACCTCAATAAAGGAACTACCCGGCGTGGGGGTCCTGCCCGCGCCGGAGACCCCGCTCTTCGAGTCTATCACTATGGAGCCCGTTTCCACGAGCCCTCCGCCCATGACCGGGGCGAGCGCCAGGAGCGCGGAGGTGGGATAGCAGCCGGGGTTGGCGACGAGCGAAGCCCCTTTTACCCGCTCCCCGTGGAGTTCCGGCAGGCCGTAGACCGCATCCTTCAAGAGCTCCTTCGCGCCGTGCTCGCCGTACCACTTCCTGTAAAGCCCGGCGTCGTGCAGGCGGAAGTCCGCGCTCAGGTCCACCACGCGCTTCCCGGCCTTCAAAAGTCCGGGCACGACCTCCATCGAGGCCCCGTGAGGCAGGGCCGAAAAGAATATGTCGCCCCCATCTGACCCTAACTCCGAAGGGTCCTTGAACGAGAGCCCGTCGTAAAAACCCCTTAACGAGGGGAAGAGCTCGGTCACGCCCTGACCTTTATACTGCCGGGAGCTGACGGATACTACCTCCGCGCCGGTATGGCCCGCGAGTATCCTCAGGAGCTCGAAGCCCGTATAGCCGCTCCCTCCAACTATCGAAACCTTCAACAAAGCCTGCCTCCACTATAGCATTTGTACGATTTACAGGACTAATCCCAAAAATAAAGGGAAGGCCCGAACGGCCTTCCCTTTATAAAATCGTTATACCGTCCGTTTTACCTCTTCGAGAACTGGAACCTGGCCCTTGCGCCCTTC comes from the Thermodesulfobacteriota bacterium genome and includes:
- the argC gene encoding N-acetyl-gamma-glutamyl-phosphate reductase, which gives rise to MLKVSIVGGSGYTGFELLRILAGHTGAEVVSVSSRQYKGQGVTELFPSLRGFYDGLSFKDPSELGSDGGDIFFSALPHGASMEVVPGLLKAGKRVVDLSADFRLHDAGLYRKWYGEHGAKELLKDAVYGLPELHGERVKGASLVANPGCYPTSALLALAPVMGGGLVETGSIVIDSKSGVSGAGRTPTPGSSFIEVAGGFKPYSVGSHRHTPEMEQELSLLSGGEVSITFVPHLLPVSRGILSTIYAGLKKDLSTAELLAAYREFYAGKPFVRVLPEGAFPNINQVRGSNYCDIGLVVDGEKKRLVVVSAIDNLVKGASGQAVQNMNLMCGMDETIGLTAAPMAV